The Psychrobacter sp. P11G3 genomic interval TCAAAGGATTAAAAATGACTACATTAACCGTCATCGCTCACATAACAGCAAAGGACGGTAGCATCGCTCTCGTAAAATCTGAACTCGAAAAACTCATACCAGCTACTCGCAGCGAAGAAGGCTGTATTCGTTATGATTTGTTCCAAGATAATGAAAAACCCACTCACTTTATGTTTCATGAAAGCTGGGCTACGCGCGAGCTATGGCAAATCCATATGGAAAACCAACATCTAAAAGACTTTTCCACCGCCACAGAAGGCGCGGTTGAATCGTTCGTTCTACATGAGATGACTGAAGTTAATTAATTCTGATTCACTCAATCATTCCAATAAGCTTTGTTCGTAATACTAGAGAAAATAACGTTATTAACGCTAACAATCATTTTTTTACCATTATTTTCTCTTATTACTTAC includes:
- a CDS encoding putative quinol monooxygenase, yielding MTTLTVIAHITAKDGSIALVKSELEKLIPATRSEEGCIRYDLFQDNEKPTHFMFHESWATRELWQIHMENQHLKDFSTATEGAVESFVLHEMTEVN